The Xiphias gladius isolate SHS-SW01 ecotype Sanya breed wild chromosome 9, ASM1685928v1, whole genome shotgun sequence genome window below encodes:
- the osbpl7 gene encoding oxysterol-binding protein-related protein 7, with amino-acid sequence MESYGSSLDRSQSLASGLEKTSLGWNKPSHSRSSSTLSSRHSRQIIKDWEVIDDLHVEMQPGGDNPQDMTAPGICEGYLLKRRKWPLKGWHKRYFVLEAGVLRYSKNQQDVSRGRVQGSLDVSLAVMSINKKSNRIDLDAGDILYHMKAKSPDLFYIWVTKLQAHRFFKKNEAAHAHSGFHRTLSHSTAAGQAQRNGDLGSAGALDSAGASGVLPSANTAANSKVSAWLQQSHDPDTCVQELNRCHLDLSELNRLVQRLQALEVGQAFTNGDLQRIISIQNLSLEKPKKTKSVKMWGHSRTLSRVEALGMLSSSHLSSSSHLGASVPSIPDYVNSQLPSSTVTSPEGKKIQQDICAMSLRVLASLKSVHETLSQERQKLQEVWESNNIHQSHTLAEPAAARRSPHGPPSVADSAAEYFDASDDIHCGSSSEVSEESGLSDGSTTNSEPEEGHASATHKYRASISRTPNSVAPKRTRCRTTLPAHCPDNSHVGLMAILYNNIGKDLARVSMPAALNEPVNLLQRLCEELEYSELLDTANNTPDPYQRMVYIAAFAISGYSTATFRNRYKPFNPVLGETYECIREDQGFSLISEQVCHHPPISACHADSENFSFWQDQRWKNKFWGKSLEILPTGMVNVTLPRYGDHYEWNKVVTCIHNVLSQQRYLEHYGEVTIRNLKSNVCTCKITFVKSRYWGSDTNKNEVQGTVLDQSGSVIHRFGGLWHEGIFCDTLPTPKCVWKPNPQPQDYLRYYGFSTFAMELNELSPDLKPLLPPTDSRLRPDQRLLEEGKVDDADRKKDEIEENQRERRKELAKRGEEHVPRFFKKAKDSCGRDVWLTNGTYWKLRENPGFANIDNIALW; translated from the exons ATGGAATCGTACGGCTCTTCGCTCGACCGCAGCCAGTCGCTGGCGAGCGGCCTGGAGAAGACGTCTCTCGGGTGGAACAAACCGTCCCACTCCCGGAGCAGTAGCACTCTGTCGTCTCGCCACTCCAGGCAG ATTATCAAAGACTGGGAAGTGATCGACGACCTTCATGTAGAAATGCAACCCGGAGGCGACAATCCTCAGGACATGACTGCCCCCGGTATCTGTGAGGGGTATCTTCTCAAGAGGAGGAAGTGGCCACTGAAAGGTTGGCACAAG cggTACTTTGTCCTGGAGGCCGGGGTCTTGCGCTACTCCAAAAATCAACAGGAT GTCTCCAGGGGACGGGTCCAGGGCTCCCTGGATGTCAGCCTTGCTGTGATGTCGATTAATAAGAAATCAAACCGCATTGACTTGGATGCAGGGGACATCCTCTACCATATGAAG GCAAAGAGCCCCGACCTCTTCTACATCTGGGTGACCAAGCTACAGGCCCACCGCTTCTTCAAGAAGAACGAGGCAGCTCACGCCCACAGCGGCTTCCACCGGACTCTGTCCCACAGCACCGCGGCCGGACAAGCCCAGAGGAACGGAGACTTG GGCTCCGCAGGGGCGCTGGATTCAGCCGGAGCATCCGGGGTGCTGCCCTCAGCTAACACTGCCGCCAACAGCAAAGTCTCTGCCTGGCTGCAGCAAAGTCACGACCCAGACACCTGCGTTCAAG AGTTGAACCGGTGCCACTTGGACCTCTCTGAGCTAAACCGCTTAGTCCAGAGGCTGCAGGCGCTGGAGGTGGGCCAGGCCTTCACGAATGGAGACCTGCAGCGGATCATCAGCATACAG AATCTCTCACTTGAGAAGCCGAAGAAGACCAAGTCGGTGAAGATGTGGGGCCACTCTCGCACACTGTCCAGAGTGGAGGCCCTGGGAATG CTGTCCTCCAGTCACCTGAGCAGCTCATCTCACCTCGGCGCGTCGGTCCCCTCTATCCCCGACTACGTCAACTCTCAGCTTCCCTCCTCTACTGTCACGTCGCCCGAGGGCAAGAAAATCCAGCAGGACATCTGCGCCATGTCGCTACGGG TGCTTGCATCACTGAAGTCAGTCCATGAGACTCTGTCCCAGGAGAGGCAGAAACTGCAAGAAGTCTGGGAATCTAACAACATCCACCAGTCTCACACACTAGCTGAG CCTGCGGCCGCGAGGCGTTCGCCCCACGGCCCCCCTTCCGTGGCAGACTCGGCTGCGGAGTACTTTGACGCCAGCGATGACATCCATTGTGGTAGCTCCTCTGAGGTGTCTGAGGAATCGGGACTTAGTGACGGAAGCACCACCAACTCGGAGCCGGAGGAAGGACATG CATCAGCCACCCACAAGTACCGTGCTAGCATTTCCAGGACTCCTAACAGCGTTGCTCCCAAGCGCACCAGATGTCGAACTACACTGCCTGCCCACTGTCCTGACAACAGCCATGTGGGCCTCATGGCTATCCTCTACAATAACATAG GTAAGGACTTGGCCCGAGTGTCCATGCCCGCGGCTCTCAACGAGCCGGTCAACCTGCTGCAGAGGCTGTGCGAGGAGCTGGAGTACAGTGAGCTGCTGGACACTGCCAACAACACGCCGGACCCCTACCAGAGGATG GTTTACATTGCTGCCTTTGCTATCTCTGGTTACTCCACTGCGACGTTCAGAAACCGCTACAAGCCCTTTAACCCGGTGCTGGGGGAGACCTACGAGTGCATCAGAGAGGACCAGGGCTTCAGCCTCATCAGTGAGCAG GTCTGCCACCATCCGCCCATCTCGGCCTGCCATGCGGACTCAGAGAACTTCTCTTTTTGGCAAG ACCAGCggtggaaaaataaattctggGGGAAGTCACTGGAGATTCTGCCGACAGGAATGGTGAACGTGACTCTTCCGAG GTATGGCGACCACTACGAGTGGAACAAAGTAGTGACCTGCATCCATAATGTCCTCAGTCAGCAGCGCTATCTGGAGCATTACGGAGAGGTCACCATCCGAAACCTCAAAAGCAACGTCTGCACCTGCAAGATTACCTTCGTCAAG tcCCGTTACTGGGGTTCAGACACAAACAAGAACGAGGTGCAGGGCACGGTGCTGGACCAAAGCGGGAGCGTCATTCACCGGTTTGGAGGTCTGTGGCATGAAGGCATCTTCTGTGACACTCTGCCGACTCCAAAATGTGTCTGGAAGCCAA ATCCCCAGCCACAGGATTACCTGCGGTACTATGGCTTCTCCACCTTTGCCATGGAGCTGAATGAGCTCTCGCCAGACCTGAAGCCTCTCCTGCCTCCCACAGACAGCCGCCTCCGCCCGGACCAAAG attgctGGAGGAGGGAAAGGTGGATGAcgcagacagaaagaaggatGAGATAGAGGAAAACCAGAGGGAGCGGAGAAAAGAGCTCGCCAAAAGAGGGGAAGAGCATGTTCCACGTTTTTTCAA GAAAGCCAAAGATTCCTGTGGACGGGACGTGTGGTTGACAAACGGGACCTACTGGAAGCTCAGAGAGAACCCGGGCTTCGCCAATATCGACAACATAGCTCTGTGGTGA
- the mrpl10 gene encoding 39S ribosomal protein L10, mitochondrial, translated as MEQPHYLRHVFLSKMAATLCVKLLPKPGWLPLTQSVRHGSKAVTRHRKPLHILKQKLVAVTKYIPPARVVPPGAYPSQTKQVQEDSALMLLMKRELEKLFQDCKMVAVVQNNASNAADMMSLKHRLYKHGVTIKFFPNQVVRSFLKDSIYCNMAPLFIGPTVLFVSKEPKVKEMLTSLRSSPQMTLLGACVDNTLLSAEGLVNYSKLPSVTVVQGQLVSGLAMLTSHTASMLQRHPAHLSALLRQHVKQQSPAPEAEEAT; from the exons ATGGAACAACCTCACTACCTACGTCACGTTTTCCTGTCGAAGATGGCGGCGACCTTGTGTGTAAAACTACTACCGAAACCAG GATGGCTTCCCCTGACTCAGAGCGTCCGGCACGGCTCCAAGGCTGTGACCCGCCACAGGAAACCGTTACACATCCTCAAACAGAAGCTCGTGGCTGTTACGAAGTACATCCCCCCCGCCAGGGTCGTCCCCCCGGGCGCCTATCCATCCCAAACCAAACAAGTCCAGGAG GATAGTGCTTTGATGTTACTCATGAAGAGGGAGTTGGAGAAGTTGTTCCAGGACTGTAAGATGGTCGCCGTGGTCCAGAACAACGCCAGCAACGCTGCAGACATGATGAGTCTCAAGCACAGACTTTACAAACATGGTGTCACTATCAAGTTCTTCCCCAACCAG GTGGTGCGGTCGTTCCTGAAAGACAGTATTTATTGCAACATGGCTCCTCTGTTCATCGGTCCGACAGTTCTGTTTGTTAGTAAAGAGCCAAAGGTGAAGGAGATGCTGACGAGTCTGAGGTCCAGCCCACAGATGACTCTCCTGG GAGCCTGCGTAGACAACACGCTGCTGAGCGCAGAGGGGTTGGTGAACTACTCCAAACTGCCGTCAGTGACTGTCGTCCAGGGTCAGCTGGTCAGCGGGCTGGCGATGCTGACCTCCCACACCGCCTCCATGCTGCAGCGCCACCCGGCGCACCTGTCGGCCCTGCTCCGGCAGCACGTCAAACAGCAGAGCCCGGCTCCTGAGGCGGAGGAGGCCACGTAG